The following coding sequences lie in one Paracidovorax avenae genomic window:
- a CDS encoding TRAP transporter large permease subunit, with amino-acid sequence MHMENFAPIMFAGLIVIMLIGFPVAFSLAALGLFSGFFAIEMGWFPANFMANLPINMFGILSNDLLLAIPFFTLMGAVLEKCGLAEDMLDSMGQLFGPVRGGLGYSVIIVGFILGAITGTVAGQVIAMAMISLPVMMRYGYNMRYSTGVLAASGTITQLVPPSLVLIVMADQLGRSVGDMYKGAWGPAILQVLIFAIYTFLLGRIRPEYVPGLPRTARTLHGWALWGKCLRGIIPSAILIFAVLGSMGGLPFMDHAIATPTEAGAMGAVGSLILAAIHKRLTWKLIKEAMDGTMRLTAMVVFILIGSRVFSLVFQGVDGAIWIEHMLSDLPGGQIGFLIVVNLFIFFLAFFLDFFEIAFIILPLLGPVAHKLGIDLVWFGVLLCVNMQTSFMHPPFGFALFYLRGIADTLFKEKRIDRPVKSSDIYMGSIPWVVMQLILVGIVIFFPQTVTIFLDKEKVVDLDKVQLDMPADSSAEPSINMDDPFGTGKPADGASAAPGAEPAMPMPEPMPEPAAPEPAPEGTASTPQ; translated from the coding sequence ATGCACATGGAAAACTTCGCCCCGATCATGTTCGCGGGGCTGATCGTGATCATGCTGATCGGCTTTCCGGTCGCGTTCTCGCTCGCGGCCCTGGGCCTGTTCAGCGGCTTCTTCGCCATCGAGATGGGCTGGTTCCCGGCCAACTTCATGGCCAACCTGCCGATCAACATGTTCGGCATCCTGTCGAACGACCTGCTGCTGGCCATCCCGTTCTTCACGCTGATGGGCGCGGTGCTCGAGAAATGCGGCCTCGCCGAGGACATGCTGGACTCCATGGGCCAGCTCTTCGGCCCGGTGCGCGGCGGCCTGGGCTACTCGGTCATCATCGTGGGCTTCATCCTGGGCGCCATCACCGGCACCGTGGCCGGCCAGGTGATCGCCATGGCCATGATCTCGCTGCCCGTGATGATGCGCTACGGCTACAACATGCGCTATTCCACCGGCGTGCTGGCCGCCTCGGGCACCATCACGCAGCTGGTGCCGCCCTCGCTGGTGCTGATCGTCATGGCCGACCAGCTCGGCCGCTCGGTGGGCGACATGTACAAGGGCGCCTGGGGCCCCGCCATTCTGCAGGTGCTGATCTTCGCGATCTACACCTTCCTGCTCGGCCGCATCCGCCCGGAATACGTGCCCGGCCTGCCCAGGACGGCGCGCACGCTGCACGGCTGGGCGCTCTGGGGCAAGTGCCTGCGCGGCATCATCCCCTCGGCCATCCTGATCTTCGCGGTGCTCGGCTCCATGGGCGGCCTGCCCTTCATGGACCACGCCATCGCCACGCCCACCGAGGCCGGCGCCATGGGCGCCGTGGGCTCGCTGATCCTCGCGGCCATCCACAAGCGACTGACGTGGAAGCTCATCAAGGAAGCCATGGACGGCACCATGCGCCTCACCGCCATGGTGGTGTTCATCCTGATCGGCTCGCGCGTGTTCTCGCTGGTGTTCCAGGGCGTCGATGGCGCGATCTGGATCGAGCACATGCTCAGCGACCTGCCGGGCGGCCAGATCGGCTTCCTGATCGTGGTGAACCTCTTCATCTTCTTCCTGGCGTTCTTCCTCGACTTCTTCGAGATCGCCTTCATCATCCTGCCGCTGCTGGGCCCCGTGGCCCACAAGCTGGGCATCGACCTCGTGTGGTTCGGCGTGCTGCTGTGCGTGAACATGCAGACCAGCTTCATGCACCCGCCCTTCGGCTTCGCCCTCTTCTACCTGCGCGGCATCGCCGACACGCTGTTCAAGGAAAAGCGCATCGACCGCCCGGTGAAATCGAGCGACATCTACATGGGCTCCATCCCGTGGGTGGTGATGCAGCTGATCCTCGTGGGCATCGTGATCTTCTTCCCGCAGACCGTGACCATCTTCCTCGACAAGGAAAAGGTGGTCGATCTGGACAAGGTGCAGCTCGACATGCCCGCGGACAGCTCGGCGGAACCGTCCATCAACATGGACGACCCCTTCGGCACCGGCAAACCCGCGGACGGCGCCTCCGCCGCCCCGGGCGCGGAGCCCGCGATGCCGATGCCGGAACCGATGCCCGAGCCCGCGGCGCCCGAACCCGCACCGGAAGGCACGGCCAGCACGCCGCAATGA
- a CDS encoding mechanosensitive ion channel family protein — MDNLSIHLEPARAFLFQLGAYLPRLLFALLILAAGWLVAKAVRFAVTRGLRAINFHVLTERAGLDDFLRQAGSRRDATAIFGLLAYGLVLLAALLVAFNSLGLSYVTALLSRVLWFIPNLFVALLILVLGTYFGRVVGELVSAYLRRAGMADTALPGKAAQYAIVVFSVLIALDQLGIGGDIVRQSFLILLGGVVFGLALAFGLGGRDRAAECIEQWWPRRRRDPPGGADRLPPRDPRP; from the coding sequence ATGGACAACCTATCCATCCACCTGGAACCGGCCCGCGCCTTCCTTTTCCAGCTGGGCGCCTACCTGCCGCGCCTGCTGTTCGCCCTGCTCATCCTCGCGGCGGGCTGGCTCGTGGCGAAGGCCGTGCGCTTCGCGGTCACGCGCGGGCTGCGCGCCATCAACTTCCACGTGCTCACCGAGCGCGCGGGCCTGGACGACTTCCTGCGGCAGGCCGGCTCGCGCCGCGACGCCACGGCTATCTTCGGCCTGCTGGCGTACGGCCTGGTGCTGCTGGCGGCCCTGCTGGTCGCCTTCAACAGCCTGGGCCTGAGCTACGTCACCGCCCTCCTCAGCCGCGTGCTGTGGTTCATCCCGAACCTCTTCGTCGCGCTGCTGATCCTGGTGCTGGGCACGTATTTCGGCCGCGTGGTCGGCGAACTCGTCTCCGCGTACCTGCGCCGCGCCGGCATGGCCGACACGGCGCTGCCGGGCAAGGCGGCGCAGTATGCCATCGTGGTGTTCTCGGTGCTGATCGCGCTGGACCAGCTCGGCATCGGCGGCGACATCGTGCGCCAGAGCTTCCTCATCCTGCTGGGGGGCGTGGTCTTCGGGCTGGCCCTGGCCTTCGGCCTGGGCGGACGGGACCGGGCCGCCGAGTGCATCGAGCAGTGGTGGCCGCGCCGGCGGCGCGACCCGCCCGGCGGCGCGGACCGGCTGCCGCCCCGGGATCCACGACCCTGA
- a CDS encoding DMT family transporter, whose amino-acid sequence MQALWMVLAAFLFASMGVCVKMASAYFNAAELVCYRGIIGMAILWALARRQGVGLATRYPGMHAWRSLIGVASLGAWFYAIAHLPLATAMTLNYMSSVWIAAFIVGGALLAWRPSGGAGGTRPPLQAPLVMTVMAGFAGVVMMLRPSLDAHQMFAGLIGLLSGLSAAFAYMQVMALSRIGEPETRTVFYFAVGSAVAGGAAMLLTGASAWPGWPGLWLLPIGFLAAAGQLCMTRAYARAGSQRGTLVVANLQYSGIVFAAVYSVVLFGDDIPPIGWAGMALIIASGIVATVLRARAAPGAPAEEH is encoded by the coding sequence ATGCAAGCCCTCTGGATGGTCCTCGCCGCATTCCTTTTCGCGAGCATGGGGGTCTGCGTGAAGATGGCGTCGGCCTATTTCAATGCGGCCGAACTGGTGTGCTACCGCGGCATCATCGGCATGGCCATCCTCTGGGCTCTGGCTCGGCGCCAGGGCGTGGGGCTGGCCACCCGCTACCCGGGCATGCATGCCTGGCGCAGCCTGATCGGCGTGGCCTCCCTGGGCGCCTGGTTCTATGCCATCGCGCACCTGCCGCTCGCCACCGCCATGACGCTCAACTACATGAGCAGCGTGTGGATCGCCGCCTTCATCGTGGGCGGGGCCCTGCTGGCCTGGCGGCCGTCGGGCGGCGCCGGCGGCACGCGCCCGCCCCTGCAGGCGCCACTGGTGATGACCGTGATGGCCGGCTTCGCGGGCGTGGTCATGATGCTGCGCCCCAGCCTGGATGCGCACCAGATGTTCGCGGGCCTCATCGGCCTGCTGTCGGGACTGTCCGCCGCCTTCGCCTACATGCAGGTGATGGCGCTGTCGCGCATCGGCGAGCCGGAAACGCGCACGGTGTTCTATTTCGCGGTCGGCTCGGCGGTGGCGGGCGGCGCGGCCATGCTGCTCACGGGCGCCTCGGCCTGGCCGGGCTGGCCGGGCCTGTGGCTGCTGCCCATCGGATTCCTGGCCGCCGCCGGCCAGCTCTGCATGACGCGCGCCTACGCCCGGGCGGGCTCGCAGCGCGGCACCCTGGTGGTCGCCAACCTGCAGTATTCCGGCATCGTGTTCGCGGCCGTGTACAGCGTGGTGCTGTTCGGCGACGACATTCCACCCATCGGCTGGGCCGGCATGGCGCTGATCATCGCGAGCGGGATCGTCGCCACCGTATTGCGCGCCCGCGCGGCGCCCGGTGCGCCAGCGGAAGAGCACTGA
- a CDS encoding exodeoxyribonuclease VII small subunit: MPKASPPASAPPTAEPASYEAALEELEQLVGRIESGQLPLEQMLAGYQRGAELLAFCRGRLEAVQDQIKVLENGTLQPWTQD; the protein is encoded by the coding sequence ATGCCCAAGGCCTCTCCTCCTGCTTCCGCCCCCCCGACCGCCGAGCCCGCGAGCTACGAAGCCGCGCTGGAGGAGCTGGAACAGCTGGTGGGCCGCATCGAATCGGGCCAGCTGCCGCTCGAGCAGATGCTGGCCGGCTACCAGCGCGGCGCGGAGCTGCTGGCGTTCTGCCGCGGCCGCCTGGAGGCCGTGCAGGACCAGATCAAGGTGCTGGAGAACGGCACGCTGCAACCGTGGACGCAAGACTGA
- the dxs gene encoding 1-deoxy-D-xylulose-5-phosphate synthase, whose product MSTNSFPLLQTVNDPADLRRMSRAQLKELAAELRAFVLDSVSKTGGHLSSNLGTVELTVALHTVFDTPRDRLVWDVGHQTYPHKILTGRRDRMPTLRQLGGLSGFPQRTESEYDTFGTAHSSTSISAALGMAMAARQRGEDRHAVAIIGDGAMTAGMAFEALNNAGVADANLLVILNDNDMSISPPVGALNRYLAQLMSGQFYAAAKNVGKTVLGPVPPLLELAKRFEQQAKGMVVPATLFEKFGFNYIGPIDGHDLDSLIPTLENIKGLKGPQFLHVVTKKGQGYKLAEADPVAYHGPGKFDPSVGLTKPATPPKQTFTQVFGQWLCDMAAQDERLVGITPAMREGSGMVEFEKRFPGRYYDVGIAEQHAVTFAAGMACEGVKPVVAIYSTFLQRAYDQLIHDVALQNLPVVFALDRAGLVGADGATHAGAYDIPFVRCIPNMSIACPADERECRQLLSTAYGQDHPVAVRYPRGSGAGVAPLPGLEGLPFGKGEVRRTGQRIAILAFGTLLYPALQAAETLDATVANMRWAKPLDTALLLELAATHDAFVTVEEGAVLGGAGSAVCEALNAAGIQKPVLQLGLPDVFIEHGDPAKLLALQGLDAEGIVRSITARFGPAAG is encoded by the coding sequence ATGTCCACGAATTCCTTCCCTCTCCTGCAGACCGTGAACGACCCGGCCGACCTGCGCCGCATGTCGCGCGCCCAGCTGAAAGAGCTGGCCGCGGAACTGCGCGCATTCGTGCTGGACAGCGTGTCCAAGACGGGAGGGCATCTCAGTTCCAACCTGGGAACGGTGGAACTCACGGTGGCGCTGCATACCGTGTTCGATACCCCGCGCGACCGGCTCGTGTGGGATGTCGGCCACCAGACCTATCCGCACAAGATCCTGACCGGACGGCGCGACCGGATGCCCACGCTGCGCCAGCTGGGCGGCCTCTCGGGCTTTCCCCAGCGCACGGAAAGCGAGTACGACACCTTCGGCACGGCCCACTCCAGCACCAGCATCTCCGCGGCCCTGGGCATGGCCATGGCCGCCCGCCAGCGCGGCGAGGACCGCCACGCCGTGGCCATCATCGGCGACGGCGCGATGACGGCCGGCATGGCCTTCGAGGCGCTGAACAATGCCGGCGTGGCCGACGCCAACCTGCTCGTCATCCTCAACGACAACGACATGAGCATCAGCCCGCCCGTGGGCGCGCTCAACCGCTACCTGGCGCAGCTCATGAGCGGGCAGTTCTACGCTGCCGCGAAGAACGTCGGCAAGACGGTGCTCGGGCCCGTGCCGCCGCTGCTCGAACTCGCCAAGCGCTTCGAGCAGCAGGCCAAGGGCATGGTGGTGCCGGCCACGCTGTTCGAGAAGTTCGGCTTCAACTACATCGGCCCGATCGACGGGCACGACCTCGATTCGCTCATTCCCACGCTGGAGAACATCAAGGGCCTGAAGGGCCCGCAGTTCCTGCACGTGGTCACGAAGAAGGGCCAGGGCTACAAGCTGGCCGAGGCCGATCCCGTGGCCTACCACGGCCCGGGCAAGTTCGACCCGAGCGTGGGCCTGACCAAGCCCGCCACGCCGCCCAAGCAGACCTTCACGCAGGTGTTCGGGCAGTGGCTCTGCGACATGGCCGCGCAGGACGAGCGGCTCGTGGGCATCACGCCCGCCATGCGCGAGGGCTCGGGCATGGTGGAGTTCGAGAAGCGCTTTCCCGGCCGCTACTACGACGTGGGCATCGCCGAGCAGCATGCCGTTACCTTCGCCGCAGGCATGGCCTGCGAGGGCGTGAAGCCCGTGGTGGCGATCTACTCCACCTTCCTGCAGCGCGCCTACGACCAGCTCATCCACGACGTGGCACTGCAGAACCTGCCGGTGGTGTTCGCACTGGACCGCGCGGGCCTCGTCGGTGCCGATGGCGCCACGCATGCGGGTGCCTACGACATCCCCTTCGTGCGCTGCATCCCGAACATGAGCATCGCCTGCCCGGCGGACGAGCGCGAGTGCCGGCAGCTGCTGTCCACCGCCTACGGACAGGACCACCCGGTGGCCGTGCGCTATCCGCGCGGCAGCGGCGCGGGCGTGGCACCCCTGCCGGGCCTGGAGGGACTGCCCTTCGGCAAGGGCGAGGTGCGACGCACCGGACAACGCATCGCGATCCTGGCATTCGGCACGCTGCTGTATCCCGCGCTGCAGGCCGCCGAAACGCTGGATGCCACGGTGGCCAACATGCGCTGGGCCAAGCCGCTGGACACCGCGCTGCTGCTGGAACTCGCCGCCACGCACGACGCCTTCGTGACGGTGGAAGAGGGTGCCGTGCTGGGCGGTGCCGGCAGTGCCGTGTGCGAGGCGCTGAACGCCGCCGGCATCCAGAAGCCGGTGCTGCAGCTCGGCCTGCCGGACGTGTTCATCGAGCACGGCGATCCGGCGAAGCTGCTCGCGCTCCAGGGCCTCGATGCCGAGGGCATCGTGCGGTCCATCACGGCACGCTTCGGTCCCGCCGCGGGCTGA
- a CDS encoding APC family permease: MPLQRHIGSRELLAFYISSVVGAGVLIIPGIAAQIAGPASVLAWALLALVTAPVAACFAKMSVLAPESGGVPAFIEKSLHPRLGKTLSLLLTLTIVVSDPIMGLAAAHYLQTLVHFDRQWLPLAGYAFLLSAIGFNFLGMKIGGKIQSIAVFILVAGLVGVMAVALPQGSADNMTPFMPEGVSSIGSAMVVCFFAFLGWENIASIAGEVRDPERTFPRVIPWAVALVGGLYGLVALTYVAIVPADERATAPTVLTPILRIAVGESTAAAGSVVAIALLLLAVNCWVMGASRQIFALANAGLLPRALGRWSGPHGAPRNALAVLAVIYGACTLCITFFRIPEEMLIQFANANFIVIHLFAFGAALRRFRSGRMRACAWIAIMASAALVPLLGRMVLASLGIIAALFLGLAWHESRRASRPQRADALQG; the protein is encoded by the coding sequence GTGCCATTGCAACGCCATATCGGCAGCCGGGAACTGCTGGCCTTCTATATTTCTTCCGTGGTGGGCGCCGGAGTGCTGATCATTCCAGGCATCGCCGCCCAGATCGCCGGGCCGGCCTCCGTGCTGGCCTGGGCCCTGCTGGCCCTCGTCACGGCACCGGTGGCCGCCTGCTTCGCGAAAATGTCCGTGCTCGCGCCCGAAAGCGGCGGTGTCCCGGCATTCATCGAAAAATCCCTGCATCCCCGGCTGGGCAAGACCCTTTCGCTGCTGCTCACGCTCACCATCGTGGTCAGCGATCCCATCATGGGGCTGGCTGCCGCGCATTATCTCCAGACCCTGGTCCATTTCGACCGGCAGTGGCTCCCCCTCGCAGGCTACGCATTCCTTCTCTCCGCCATAGGATTCAATTTTCTGGGCATGAAAATCGGCGGGAAAATACAGTCGATCGCTGTCTTCATTCTCGTGGCGGGCCTGGTCGGTGTCATGGCCGTCGCGCTGCCCCAGGGCAGCGCGGACAATATGACACCCTTCATGCCCGAGGGCGTCTCCTCCATCGGCAGCGCCATGGTGGTGTGCTTCTTCGCATTCCTGGGATGGGAGAACATTGCGTCCATCGCGGGCGAAGTGCGGGATCCCGAACGCACCTTCCCGCGCGTCATACCCTGGGCCGTGGCACTCGTGGGCGGGCTCTACGGCCTGGTCGCGCTGACCTACGTCGCCATCGTGCCGGCGGACGAGCGGGCCACCGCCCCGACAGTGCTCACCCCCATCCTGCGCATCGCGGTGGGCGAATCGACGGCGGCTGCAGGCAGCGTGGTGGCCATCGCGCTGCTGCTGCTGGCCGTGAACTGCTGGGTGATGGGGGCTTCGCGGCAGATCTTCGCGCTGGCGAACGCCGGCCTGCTTCCGCGTGCGCTGGGGCGCTGGAGTGGTCCGCATGGCGCGCCACGCAACGCCCTCGCGGTACTGGCCGTCATCTACGGTGCCTGCACGCTGTGCATCACTTTCTTCCGCATCCCCGAGGAGATGCTGATCCAGTTCGCCAACGCCAATTTCATCGTGATCCATCTCTTCGCCTTCGGCGCCGCCCTGAGGAGGTTCCGCTCGGGCAGGATGCGTGCCTGCGCCTGGATCGCCATCATGGCGAGCGCCGCCCTGGTTCCGCTGCTGGGCAGGATGGTGCTGGCCTCCCTGGGTATCATTGCCGCGCTGTTCCTCGGCCTGGCATGGCACGAGAGCCGCAGGGCATCCCGACCGCAACGCGCCGACGCGCTGCAGGGATAG
- a CDS encoding aromatic ring-hydroxylating dioxygenase subunit alpha yields the protein MSDLSLQLQQAASQLPVSSYFDDALFRRELDTIFQRGPRYVGHQLSVPEPGDYYALPQEGQGRALVRNAQGGVELVSNVCRHRQAVMLQGRGNLRTNGKGHAAGNIVCPLHRWTYSPQGELLGAPHFSHDPCLNLNNYALREWNGLLFEDNGRDIAADLAGMGPRSELSFDGYVLDKVELHECNYNWKTFIEVYLEDYHVGPFHPGLGNFVTCDDLRWEFQKHYSVQTVGVASTFGKPGSDVYRKWHEVLLNYREGRMPERGAIWLTYYPHIMVEWYPHVLTVSTLHPVSPTRTLNMVEFYYPEEIAAFEREFVEAQQAAYMETCIEDDEIGERMDAGRKALLARGDNEVGPYQSPMEDGMQHFHEWYRDAMGDAGVQPRP from the coding sequence ATGTCTGATTTAAGTCTTCAACTGCAGCAGGCCGCAAGCCAACTACCAGTTTCAAGCTACTTCGATGATGCGCTGTTCCGGCGCGAGCTGGACACCATCTTTCAGCGCGGGCCCCGCTATGTGGGGCACCAGCTGAGCGTGCCCGAGCCGGGCGATTATTACGCGCTGCCGCAGGAAGGACAGGGCCGTGCCCTGGTGCGCAACGCGCAGGGCGGCGTCGAACTGGTCTCCAACGTGTGCCGCCACCGCCAGGCGGTGATGCTGCAGGGCCGGGGCAACCTGCGCACGAACGGCAAGGGCCACGCCGCGGGGAACATCGTCTGCCCGCTGCACCGCTGGACGTACTCGCCCCAGGGCGAGCTGCTGGGCGCGCCGCACTTCTCGCACGACCCCTGCCTGAACCTGAACAACTACGCGCTGCGCGAGTGGAACGGCCTCCTGTTCGAGGACAACGGCCGCGACATCGCCGCCGACCTCGCCGGCATGGGCCCGCGCTCCGAGTTGTCGTTCGACGGCTACGTGCTCGACAAGGTCGAACTGCACGAGTGCAACTACAACTGGAAGACCTTCATCGAGGTCTACCTGGAGGACTACCACGTGGGCCCGTTCCACCCGGGGCTGGGCAACTTCGTCACCTGCGACGACCTGCGCTGGGAGTTCCAGAAGCACTACTCCGTGCAGACCGTGGGCGTGGCCTCCACCTTCGGCAAGCCCGGCTCGGATGTGTACCGCAAGTGGCACGAGGTGCTGCTGAACTACCGCGAGGGCCGCATGCCCGAGCGCGGCGCGATCTGGCTCACCTACTACCCCCACATCATGGTGGAGTGGTATCCGCACGTGCTCACGGTGTCCACGCTGCACCCGGTCAGCCCGACGCGGACGCTCAACATGGTCGAGTTCTACTACCCCGAGGAGATCGCCGCCTTCGAGCGCGAGTTCGTCGAGGCGCAGCAGGCGGCCTACATGGAAACCTGCATCGAGGACGACGAGATCGGCGAACGCATGGACGCGGGCCGCAAGGCCCTGCTCGCCCGCGGCGACAACGAAGTGGGCCCCTACCAGAGCCCGATGGAAGACGGCATGCAGCACTTCCACGAGTGGTACCGCGACGCGATGGGCGACGCCGGCGTGCAGCCACGGCCTTGA
- a CDS encoding TRAP transporter small permease subunit — MTGLLQLARGMDWVSTKLSKIAGWAVLAAALISAGNALVRYGLDLSSNAWLEIQWYLFGTTVMLGAPVVLKLNEHVRVDIIYGKLRGRGPVFVDLFGLIFFLLPVMGLLTWLTWPFFWNMYVTKEMSGNIGGLIRWPAALLLPVGFGAVFLQGLAEIVKRVAYLTGHLQISTHYEKPVQ, encoded by the coding sequence GTGACAGGACTCCTCCAACTGGCCAGGGGCATGGACTGGGTTTCCACCAAGCTCAGCAAGATCGCGGGCTGGGCCGTGCTCGCCGCCGCCCTGATTTCCGCGGGCAACGCCCTGGTGCGCTACGGGCTGGATCTCAGCTCCAACGCGTGGCTCGAGATCCAGTGGTACCTCTTCGGCACCACCGTGATGCTGGGCGCACCCGTGGTGCTCAAGCTCAACGAACACGTGCGCGTGGACATCATCTACGGCAAGCTGCGCGGCCGCGGACCGGTCTTCGTCGATCTGTTCGGCCTCATCTTCTTCCTGCTGCCCGTGATGGGCCTGCTCACCTGGCTCACCTGGCCCTTCTTCTGGAACATGTATGTCACCAAGGAGATGTCCGGCAACATCGGCGGCCTGATCCGCTGGCCCGCCGCGCTGCTGCTGCCCGTGGGCTTCGGCGCGGTCTTCCTGCAGGGCCTGGCCGAGATCGTCAAGCGCGTGGCCTACCTGACGGGCCACCTGCAGATCAGCACGCATTACGAGAAGCCGGTGCAGTAA
- a CDS encoding TRAP transporter substrate-binding protein translates to MDRRSILRHAGIAGVLAAGAAPAVHAQASIRWRLASSFPKSLDTIYGTAEVFSKKVSEATGGKFQISVHAGGELMPAFGVVDGVQNASVEMAHTAPYYFYGKDPTFCLGCAVPFGLNARQMNAWMYEGNGLKLMREFYAKYNIISFPGGNTGAQMGGWFRKEIKSVADLKGLKFRTNPFAGKVLEPFGVIPQSIPGADLYPALEKGTIDALEWVGPYDDQKLGFNKVAPFYYYPGWWEGGPQLDFYINTKAWEGLPAEYKAVVEAAASHAHVTMLSKYDARNPVAIKQLVGSGTKLRPFTQDVMNAAFKSAQQIYADLNNTNPEWKKVYTDYAKFLADENAWFRFTEGTFDRFMQAQKL, encoded by the coding sequence ATGGACCGTCGTTCCATCCTCAGGCACGCAGGCATCGCCGGCGTGCTGGCGGCCGGCGCAGCCCCCGCTGTGCATGCCCAGGCCAGCATCCGCTGGCGCCTTGCGTCCAGCTTCCCGAAATCGCTGGACACCATCTACGGCACGGCGGAAGTGTTCTCCAAGAAGGTCAGCGAAGCCACCGGCGGCAAGTTCCAGATCTCGGTGCACGCCGGCGGCGAGCTGATGCCGGCCTTCGGCGTGGTGGACGGCGTGCAGAACGCGTCCGTCGAGATGGCGCACACGGCGCCTTACTACTTCTACGGCAAGGACCCGACGTTCTGCCTGGGCTGCGCCGTGCCCTTCGGCCTGAACGCGCGGCAGATGAATGCCTGGATGTACGAGGGCAACGGCCTGAAGCTCATGCGCGAGTTCTATGCCAAGTACAACATCATCAGCTTCCCCGGCGGCAACACGGGCGCGCAGATGGGCGGCTGGTTCCGCAAGGAGATCAAGTCCGTCGCCGACCTCAAGGGCCTGAAGTTCCGCACCAACCCGTTCGCGGGCAAGGTGCTGGAACCCTTCGGCGTGATCCCGCAGTCCATCCCCGGCGCCGACCTGTATCCCGCGCTGGAGAAGGGCACGATCGACGCACTGGAGTGGGTGGGCCCGTACGACGACCAGAAGCTGGGCTTCAACAAGGTCGCGCCGTTCTACTACTACCCCGGCTGGTGGGAGGGCGGCCCGCAGCTGGACTTCTACATCAACACCAAGGCCTGGGAAGGCCTGCCGGCCGAGTACAAGGCCGTGGTGGAAGCCGCCGCTTCGCACGCCCACGTCACGATGCTTTCCAAGTATGACGCGCGCAACCCCGTGGCGATCAAGCAGCTCGTGGGCTCGGGCACCAAGCTGCGTCCGTTCACGCAGGACGTGATGAATGCAGCGTTCAAGTCGGCGCAGCAGATCTACGCGGACCTGAACAACACCAATCCGGAGTGGAAGAAGGTCTATACCGATTACGCCAAGTTCCTGGCGGACGAGAACGCGTGGTTCCGGTTCACGGAAGGCACGTTCGACCGGTTCATGCAGGCGCAGAAGCTCTGA
- a CDS encoding polyprenyl synthetase family protein, with protein sequence MGTAALFPHAGDAGFDLSAWSAQALQRVEDALEAWVPADAPGGLGDAMRYAVLGAGKRLRPLLVLAAAEAVSGHAGAALRAACSVELIHAYSLVHDDMPCMDNDVLRRGKPTVHVQFGQAQALLAGDALQALAFELLTPEDDVPEAMQARLCRLLARAAGADGMAGGQAIDLASVGIALSEDELRRMHRLKTGALLQSSVLMGAACGAAAPAAWEALSRYGAALGLAFQVVDDVLDVVADSATLGKTAGKDAASDKPTYVSLLGLDRARAYAAALRDEAHAALQGSGLAGTRVLAALADMVIDRSR encoded by the coding sequence ATGGGCACCGCTGCGCTTTTCCCGCACGCCGGCGACGCCGGCTTCGACCTTTCCGCCTGGAGCGCGCAGGCGCTGCAGCGCGTCGAGGACGCCCTGGAGGCCTGGGTGCCCGCCGATGCGCCGGGCGGCCTGGGCGATGCCATGCGCTACGCGGTGCTGGGCGCCGGCAAGCGCCTGCGCCCGCTGCTGGTGCTGGCCGCGGCCGAGGCGGTGTCGGGCCACGCTGGTGCGGCGCTGCGCGCGGCCTGCTCGGTGGAGCTGATCCACGCGTATTCGCTGGTGCACGACGACATGCCGTGCATGGACAACGACGTACTGCGCCGCGGCAAGCCCACGGTGCACGTGCAGTTCGGCCAGGCCCAGGCACTGCTCGCGGGCGATGCGCTGCAGGCCCTGGCCTTCGAACTGCTCACGCCCGAGGACGACGTGCCCGAAGCCATGCAGGCCCGGCTGTGCCGCCTGCTGGCGCGGGCCGCGGGTGCCGACGGCATGGCCGGCGGCCAGGCGATCGACCTGGCCAGCGTGGGCATCGCGCTGTCGGAGGACGAATTGCGGCGCATGCACCGCCTCAAGACCGGGGCGCTGCTGCAGTCCAGCGTGCTGATGGGCGCGGCCTGCGGAGCGGCGGCGCCCGCTGCGTGGGAGGCCCTGTCGCGCTACGGCGCGGCCCTGGGGCTGGCCTTCCAGGTGGTGGACGACGTGCTCGACGTGGTGGCCGATTCCGCCACGCTGGGCAAGACGGCCGGCAAGGACGCGGCCAGCGACAAGCCCACCTATGTCTCGCTGCTGGGGTTGGACCGCGCGCGCGCCTACGCGGCCGCGCTGCGCGACGAGGCGCATGCCGCCCTGCAGGGCAGCGGCCTGGCAGGCACGCGCGTGCTGGCGGCGCTGGCCGACATGGTGATCGACCGATCCCGCTGA